A stretch of the Gloeomargarita sp. SKYB120 genome encodes the following:
- a CDS encoding DUF561 domain-containing protein: protein MALSSWWRSVFAQKRAVKIISGITQKDAEVVGRVVRAATRGGATYVDIAADPLLVALAKSLTDLPVCVSTIDPSVLPACVAAGADMVEIGNFDPFYAQGEVFDVERVQALTAQARKLLPDVPLTVTVPHTLPLDVQADVAQELVRLGADVLQTEGSVAVQPQQPGILGLLEKAVPALAAAYTLSRAVNVPVVCASGLSAVTAPLALAAGAAGVGIGRAVNRLSDEWEMTAAVRAIVEAVSAAVVPECL, encoded by the coding sequence ATGGCACTGTCTTCCTGGTGGCGGTCAGTCTTTGCCCAGAAACGGGCGGTCAAAATCATCAGCGGTATCACGCAAAAGGATGCGGAAGTCGTAGGGCGGGTGGTGCGAGCGGCGACGCGCGGGGGAGCTACCTACGTGGATATTGCGGCAGACCCCCTGCTGGTGGCCCTGGCCAAGTCCCTGACGGATTTGCCGGTGTGCGTGTCCACCATTGACCCCAGCGTGTTACCGGCCTGCGTGGCGGCGGGTGCCGATATGGTGGAAATTGGCAATTTTGACCCCTTCTACGCCCAAGGGGAAGTGTTTGACGTGGAACGGGTGCAGGCGTTGACGGCGCAGGCGCGAAAACTGCTACCCGACGTGCCCCTGACGGTCACCGTTCCCCACACTTTGCCCTTGGATGTGCAGGCGGATGTCGCCCAAGAACTGGTACGCCTGGGAGCGGATGTCCTGCAAACAGAAGGGAGCGTGGCAGTGCAACCCCAGCAACCGGGGATTCTGGGTTTGCTGGAAAAAGCAGTGCCAGCCTTGGCGGCGGCCTATACCCTGTCCCGAGCGGTGAACGTGCCGGTGGTCTGTGCGTCGGGGTTGTCAGCGGTCACAGCTCCCTTGGCCCTAGCGGCGGGTGCAGCGGGTGTGGGCATTGGTCGGGCCGTCAATCGCTTGAGCGACGAATGGGAAATGACGGCAGCGGTGCGCGCGATTGTGGAAGCCGTCTCTGCGGCGGTGGTTCCTGAATGCCTGTAG
- a CDS encoding DegT/DnrJ/EryC1/StrS family aminotransferase, giving the protein MPVATAIPQFDLTRQYRQLEPLLAPLVQKVLAGGVYIGGEWVAAFEQAFANYIGVPYCVSCNSGTDALYLALRALDIGPGDEVITSAFSFIATAEAISLTGATPVFVDIEPETFNLDLNHVAQRLTPRTKAVVPVHLFGRPVDMGRLLALAHAHGVAVVEDCAQATGSHWQGQPVGSWGTVGCFSFYPTKNLGAFGDGGAITTHDPELAQRLRELKNHGQRERYCSVTVGVNSRLDAVQAAILQVKLGYLDQWLAQRRRLAQRYHELLADIPGFVLPSDGPGHSWNQYTVRLARDDLTRDELRAQLQQMGIGTAVYYPVPLPLQPVYQFLQYDPAQIPQAVAVSQQVLSLPLFPELTAQEQVQVAQAIRQVLS; this is encoded by the coding sequence ATGCCTGTAGCGACCGCTATTCCCCAATTCGACCTGACCCGTCAGTACCGGCAGTTGGAGCCGCTGCTTGCGCCCCTGGTGCAAAAGGTGCTGGCGGGTGGTGTTTACATCGGCGGGGAATGGGTGGCGGCGTTTGAGCAGGCGTTTGCCAACTACATCGGCGTTCCCTACTGCGTCAGTTGCAACTCTGGCACGGATGCCCTGTACTTGGCACTGCGGGCGTTGGACATTGGTCCAGGGGATGAAGTAATCACATCGGCGTTTTCCTTTATCGCCACTGCCGAAGCCATCAGTCTCACAGGCGCCACCCCCGTCTTTGTGGACATTGAGCCGGAGACCTTTAACTTAGACCTGAACCATGTCGCCCAGCGGTTGACTCCCCGCACCAAAGCCGTTGTACCGGTGCATCTGTTCGGTCGGCCAGTGGATATGGGGCGATTGCTGGCGCTGGCCCACGCGCATGGGGTGGCGGTCGTCGAAGATTGCGCCCAGGCGACGGGGAGCCACTGGCAAGGTCAACCCGTGGGAAGCTGGGGAACCGTGGGATGTTTCAGCTTTTATCCCACCAAAAATCTGGGGGCGTTTGGGGATGGGGGTGCCATTACCACCCATGACCCGGAATTGGCGCAGCGGTTGCGCGAGTTGAAAAACCACGGCCAGCGGGAACGCTATTGCTCTGTGACGGTGGGGGTTAATAGCCGGTTGGATGCGGTGCAGGCAGCGATATTGCAGGTGAAATTGGGTTACCTGGACCAATGGTTGGCCCAGCGGCGGCGGTTGGCCCAGCGGTATCACGAACTCTTAGCCGATATTCCTGGGTTCGTGCTGCCCTCCGATGGCCCTGGCCACAGTTGGAACCAGTACACGGTGCGGTTGGCACGGGACGACCTCACGCGCGACGAGTTGCGGGCGCAGTTACAACAGATGGGCATTGGCACAGCGGTGTATTACCCGGTGCCGTTGCCGTTGCAGCCGGTGTACCAGTTTTTGCAGTACGATCCAGCCCAGATTCCCCAGGCAGTGGCTGTGAGCCAGCAGGTCCTGTCCTTGCCTTTGTTTCCCGAACTGACGGCGCAGGAACAGGTGCAGGTGGCGCAGGCAATTCGGCAAGTGTTGTCATGA